A segment of the Pseudomonadota bacterium genome:
CGCAACCGATTTATGGCCATTTCCATAAGCTTTGTCGGAGCATTTGTAATCTTAAGGCCGGATGAGATGCTATTTGCAACTAGCAACTCAGGTTTGGGGCTAGCACCCTTATTACCATTGATGGCAGCTATTGCCTTTGCTGCTTCCAAGCTGTGCACACGCCGATTGGGCCGCTATGGTGAGTCTCCCGGGTCCTTGACCTTTTACCTATTAGTTTTGATGGTTCCAGTATCTTTGGTGCCTGCATTGATATACTGGCAAACTCCTAGCTTGCAACATTTGCCCTGGCTGATCTTGATGGGAGCTCTGGCAACTGGTGCTCACTACTGTCTAAGCAAATCCCTTTCCATTGGCGAAGTCAGTTTTGTAATGCCCTTTGGGTTTTCAAAATTGTTACTCAGTGCACTCGTGGGATACATAGCCTTTGGTGAGTTCTCCAGTAGCTGGTCCATGTGGTTTGGCGCCTGTATTATTTTCTCGAGTGTTTTACTGCTGACGCGTCAACCGCACTCTCGACCTCAACCTCAACCTCTTTTGAAAAAGGCTTGAAAACATGCCTAAAATAACCCTCTCGTTTGCTGCCGACCATGCTGGTTTTGAAATGAAACAAGCACTCATTGTGTATAGCAAAAGCCTGGATTGCAAAATCATTGACCACGGCACCCACTCCACAGATGCAGTGGATTATCCAGATTATGTACCGCCTGTAGTAGGCGATATACTTGAAGGGCGTGCGACCTTTGGCGTGTTGATTTGCGGCAGCGGTATTGGAATGGACATTGCCGCCAACCGTCATGCTGGAATTCGTTCAGCCCTGTGCCACAACGATAAACTGGCAGAAATGGCACGCTGTCATAACGATGCAAACATCTTATGTTTGGGGGGCCGCTTTATTACAACTGAGACAGGCAAGAATTGCTTGAAGCGTTTTAT
Coding sequences within it:
- a CDS encoding DMT family transporter, giving the protein MLHTTVLPSSTIPTWNQQLQGGLWKIASCACFAGINGIIRYLQGGSPSPIDITLPVCMIMFFQNLFATGFMVPVLLNHWKDLRRTQYPGLHLTRVVIAVTGISLWYLGLYYLPLAKAVALMFTGPIFTIIGAQIWLGEHIDRNRFMAISISFVGAFVILRPDEMLFATSNSGLGLAPLLPLMAAIAFAASKLCTRRLGRYGESPGSLTFYLLVLMVPVSLVPALIYWQTPSLQHLPWLILMGALATGAHYCLSKSLSIGEVSFVMPFGFSKLLLSALVGYIAFGEFSSSWSMWFGACIIFSSVLLLTRQPHSRPQPQPLLKKA
- the rpiB gene encoding ribose 5-phosphate isomerase B: MPKITLSFAADHAGFEMKQALIVYSKSLDCKIIDHGTHSTDAVDYPDYVPPVVGDILEGRATFGVLICGSGIGMDIAANRHAGIRSALCHNDKLAEMARCHNDANILCLGGRFITTETGKNCLKRFIATAFEAGGRHERRVEQLG